Within the Armatimonadota bacterium genome, the region TATCCCGCTAAACGCTATTACGGTGGCTGTGAGAACATGGATGTCGTAGAAACGCTTGCCATTGAGCGGGCAAAGCAACTGTTCGGGGCGGAACACGTCAATGTACAGCCTCACTCCGGTGCGCAGGCGAATCAGGCGGTGTACAGTGTGGTGCTCCAGCCAGGTGATACCTTCCTCGCGATGGACTTGTCGATGGGAGGGCACTTGACGCACGGTAGCCCAGTGAACTTTTCGGGGACGCTGTATCGCGCGGTACACTACGGCGTGCGTGCCGATACGGAGGAGATAGATTACGACCAGGTGCGCGACCTCGCCCGACAGTATCGTCCTCAGTTGATTGTGGCGGGAGCGAGTTGCTATCCGCGCCTCATCGACTTCGCTCTCTTTCGCGAGATTGCCGACGAGGTCGGCGCGAAGTTCATGGTAGATATGGCGCATATCGCGGGGCTGGTAGCAGCAGGGGAACATCCTTCGCCCATCCCCTACGCGGATTTCGTCACCACCACCACCCACAAGACCCTGCGGGGTCCGCGCGGGGGGATGATACTGTGCAGGGCGGAGTACGCTCAGGCTATCGACAAGGCGGTTTTCCCCGGAATGCAGGGTGGACCACTGATGCATATGATTGCCGCCAAGGCAGTCTGTTTCAAAGAAGCCTTGCAGCCGGAGTTCCGGCTGTATCAAGCGCAGATTCGCCGCAACGCACGCGCCCTGGCGGATGGGCTGGCACGACGTGGTTTCCGGCTTGTCTCCGGAGGGACGGATAATCACCTGATGCTGATAGACTTGCGCCCCCAGAAGCTGACCGGTCGCAAAGCGCAGGTGGTGCTGGACAGTGTGCACATCACCGTCAACCGCAACATGATACCCTTTGACCCCGAGAAGCCCTTCGTCACCAGCGGCATTCGCCTGGGCACGCCGGCGGTGACCACGCGCGGTATGGCGGAGCCGGAGATGGAACGCATCGCCGAGTGGATTGCCCGTGCTCTGGAGGCACCGGAAGACGAAGCAACACTGGGCGCGATCCGTCAAGAGGTGCTTACCCTCTGCGACCAGTTCCCGGTTCTGGCATAATGATGAGTGGAGAGGAAGATGGCGGATACCAGACCTTCGTGGGATGAGTATTTCATGCGTATCGCCAAGGAGGTTGCCACCCGTGCAACCTGTCCCAGGCGTTCGGTAGGTGCGGTCATCGTGCTGGACAGGCGCATTTTGACTACCGGTTACAACGGCGCGCCGCACGGACTGGCGCACTGTACCGAGGTGGGCTGTAAAATCGTGGACGGACATTGCCAGCGCGCCCTGCACGCGGAGCAGAACGCCATCCTGCAGGCAGCGCTGAACGGGGTCTCCACACGCGGCGCGACGGTGTACGTCACCTGCCAACCGTGCAATGCCTGTGCCAAAATGATTATCAATGCCGGTATTGAGCGCGTGGTGTTCGAAGGAGATTACCCCGACCCCTTCGCCATGGAGCTGTTCGAAGAGGCGGGGCTGGAGCTGGTGCGGCTGCGCGATGGTGTGGTGGAAGTGTTGCAGCCCGGCAGAAAGAGGAGAGAACGCGCGTGCGAGTAGCCTTCTTCGCTTTTCTCATCTCGATGATAGTTGCCGCCCTGGTGACCCCTGCAGTGCGGGCGTTTGCCAGACGCATGGGCGTGATGGACCAGCCCGATGAGCGTCGTGTGCATCGTCAGCCCACGCCACGCTGGGGCGGTATCGCCATCTACCTCGCTTTCTGGACGGCGGTCATCCCCATATCGCTCTGGCTGGGAATCTGGAGCAACGCGCTGACGGCGATACTGGTGCTGGGAACGGTTATCGCGCTGTTTGGCATGTTCGATGATAAGCGTCCCATCACCCCTCTCTGGCAGATGGTGGTATTGCTGGGGGCAGGCATGGCGCTAACGCTGTTCGGCATCCGCATCGAGGGAGTGACTCACCCTCTTGCCCCGCTGATGCCCGGCGACTACCGCCCGGAGTACTGGGTGCCGCTGGGGTGGTGGAGCCTTCCGGTAACAGCGTTGTGGGTGTTTGTGGTGACCAAAACAGTGGACGCTATCGACGGGCTGGACGGACTGGCAGCCGGGGTGGTGGCGATCTCTGCCAGCACGATTACGCTGATGGCTGTTTCAGAGAAGCAACCAGCCATAGTCATCCCTGCAGCAGCGCTGGCGGGCGCCTGTGTGGGCTTCCTGAGGCACAACATGAATCCTGCTTCCATCTTCATGGGAACGGTGGGAGCACAGTTTATCGGTTTCGTGCTGGCGACGCTGGCAGCGGTTGGCACGTTCAAGGTTGCAGCGACCGTTTCGGTGCTGGTGCCGTTGCTGGTGCTTGGGGTACCGTTCTTCGATGCCTTTTTTGTGGTGTCACGCCGCGTACTTGCCCGACAACCTCTACATAAGGCGGATATGAGGCACTTCCACCATTGGCTGGTGGGGCGGCTGGGGCATCGACGGGCTGTCGTCGTGATATGGTGCATCGGGCTGATATTCAGTGCTGCCGCCTTCACCCTCTATCGGATGACGAGGTAAGCCTATGTCCACCCCTCTGCAGGTGATGACGGTCTTCGGCACGCGCCCCGATGCGGTGAAGATGGCTCCGGTCGTGCTGGAGCTGCAACGCTACGAACCGCACGTACGGGTAACTGTTGTGGTGACTGGGCAGCACCGCGAGATGCTGGATCAGGTGCTGCAGGTGTTCCACATGGCTCCCCACCATGACCTGAACATCATGCAACACGGGCAAACGCTCACGCAGATTACCGTGCGGGTGCTGGAGGGGCTGGATGCTCTGCTTCGGGAGCAGAAGCCACATGTTCTACTGGCTCAGGGCGATACCACCACCACCTTTGTCGCCGCGCTGGCGGCGTTCTACCATCAGGTAGCCTTTGGGCATGTAGAAGCAGGTTTGCGTACCTATCAAAAGTACAATCCTTTTCCCGAAGAGATGAACCGCAGGCTCGCTGGGGTCCTTGCCGACTTCCACTTTGCGCCCACTCCCAAAGCGCGTGAAAACCTCTTGCAGGAAGGTGTGAACCCCGAAAGGGTGTGGGTCACGGGCAACACCGGTATCGACGCTTTGCTGATGGTGGCAGAGCAGCCCTATCCTGTGACCGACCCCCTGCTGCAACGGGCGATGGCATCGCCTTTGCGCACCATACTGCTCACCGCGCACCGCCGTGAGAACTGGGGGGAGCCTCTGCACCGTATCTGTACAGCTGTCAAGCAGCTGGTGGAACGCTTTCAGGACATTCAGGTGGTCTTTCCTATGCACCGCAATCCGCTGGTGCGTCAGATGGCGACCGAGGTGCTGGGCAGGGTGTCTCGCGTGATTCTCACCGACCCGCCCGACTACGCGCCTTTCGTGAAGTTAATGCAGCACTCTACCCTGATTCTCACCGACTCGGGCGGTGTGCAGGAGGAAGCGCCCAGCCTGGGCAAGCCGGTGCTGGTGCTCCGTGAGACCACCGAGCGACCAGAAGGTGTGGAAGCGGGTACCGCGAAGCTGGTAGGCACGGATATCGAACGCATTGTCGAAGAGGCGAGCCGCTTGTTGACGGACGAAGAGGCTTATGCGCAGATGGCACGCGCGGTCAACCCGTATGGCGACGGCAAGGCGGCACAGCGCATTCGACAGGTTCTGTTCGAGCATTTCGGGGTGAACGCATGAACGACTGGTACTCGTGGCAGAACAGGATTCGGTTCATTGCGCGCACCGCAGGGGTGTTTCTCCTGCGCATACTGGCGATTGTTCTGGCGGTGTATGTGGTGGTGCGCATCCGTTCCATCCTGGTCACGTTGATTGTGGCTGGGCTGTTTGCCTATCCTGCAGGCTGGCTGGTTCATCTGCTGTTTCGTCTGCTGCCCCCACGTGTGCCTCGCAAGGTGGCGCGCCCGCTCGTCACGCTGGCGGTGTTTATACTATACGGCTACCTGACCTATCTCAGCGTGCGCGTGCTGATTATCCCATTTCAGGCGGAGTTGCGTGCGCTATCAGCCAACTGGCCGCAGTATCAGCAAGAGGTGCAGCAGTTTGTTGAGGATGTGCAGGTTTGGTACAAGACCTTACCACCAGATGTGCGCCGCATGGTGGAGAGCCAGAATGTCGGCGGTATCGTGGAGATGTCGCGCCAGTGGATGAGCGGTCTGGTCGCCGGTACGGCAGCGGTAATAGGACATATCGTGGAGATCGTACTGATACCCGTGCTGGCTTTTTACTTCCTTACCGACTCGCGCCATCTCAAGCA harbors:
- the glyA gene encoding serine hydroxymethyltransferase, which encodes MNLQSNRLTMQYHRTAPLSEVDPEVFAAIENEKKRQHNHLELIASENIASKAVLEAMGSVMTDKYAEGYPAKRYYGGCENMDVVETLAIERAKQLFGAEHVNVQPHSGAQANQAVYSVVLQPGDTFLAMDLSMGGHLTHGSPVNFSGTLYRAVHYGVRADTEEIDYDQVRDLARQYRPQLIVAGASCYPRLIDFALFREIADEVGAKFMVDMAHIAGLVAAGEHPSPIPYADFVTTTTHKTLRGPRGGMILCRAEYAQAIDKAVFPGMQGGPLMHMIAAKAVCFKEALQPEFRLYQAQIRRNARALADGLARRGFRLVSGGTDNHLMLIDLRPQKLTGRKAQVVLDSVHITVNRNMIPFDPEKPFVTSGIRLGTPAVTTRGMAEPEMERIAEWIARALEAPEDEATLGAIRQEVLTLCDQFPVLA
- a CDS encoding dCMP deaminase, with translation MADTRPSWDEYFMRIAKEVATRATCPRRSVGAVIVLDRRILTTGYNGAPHGLAHCTEVGCKIVDGHCQRALHAEQNAILQAALNGVSTRGATVYVTCQPCNACAKMIINAGIERVVFEGDYPDPFAMELFEEAGLELVRLRDGVVEVLQPGRKRRERACE
- the tagO gene encoding putative undecaprenyl-phosphate N-acetylglucosaminyl 1-phosphate transferase; translated protein: MRVAFFAFLISMIVAALVTPAVRAFARRMGVMDQPDERRVHRQPTPRWGGIAIYLAFWTAVIPISLWLGIWSNALTAILVLGTVIALFGMFDDKRPITPLWQMVVLLGAGMALTLFGIRIEGVTHPLAPLMPGDYRPEYWVPLGWWSLPVTALWVFVVTKTVDAIDGLDGLAAGVVAISASTITLMAVSEKQPAIVIPAAALAGACVGFLRHNMNPASIFMGTVGAQFIGFVLATLAAVGTFKVAATVSVLVPLLVLGVPFFDAFFVVSRRVLARQPLHKADMRHFHHWLVGRLGHRRAVVVIWCIGLIFSAAAFTLYRMTR
- a CDS encoding UDP-N-acetyl glucosamine 2-epimerase, with amino-acid sequence MSTPLQVMTVFGTRPDAVKMAPVVLELQRYEPHVRVTVVVTGQHREMLDQVLQVFHMAPHHDLNIMQHGQTLTQITVRVLEGLDALLREQKPHVLLAQGDTTTTFVAALAAFYHQVAFGHVEAGLRTYQKYNPFPEEMNRRLAGVLADFHFAPTPKARENLLQEGVNPERVWVTGNTGIDALLMVAEQPYPVTDPLLQRAMASPLRTILLTAHRRENWGEPLHRICTAVKQLVERFQDIQVVFPMHRNPLVRQMATEVLGRVSRVILTDPPDYAPFVKLMQHSTLILTDSGGVQEEAPSLGKPVLVLRETTERPEGVEAGTAKLVGTDIERIVEEASRLLTDEEAYAQMARAVNPYGDGKAAQRIRQVLFEHFGVNA